CTGGTCACCGACCCGTCCCTGATCCTGGCCGACGAGCCCACCGGCAACCTCGACTCGGTGGCGAGCGCCGACATCCTCCAGCTCTTCCGGGAGCTCAATCGGGCGGGCCGAACCGTCGTGCTCATCACCCACGAGCCCGACGTCGCCGGCTGGGCCACCCGGATCGTGCGGTTCAGGGACGGCGTCGTCCAGGATCAGGGCGGTGGTCCGGCGTGAACTGGGTGGAGACGCTGCGCACCGGCGCGGGAGCGATCGTCTCCCACCGCCTCCGCTCGATCCTCACCGTGCTCGGCATCCTCATCGGCATCGCCGCCGTCATTCTCACCGTCGGGCTGGGCGAGGGAGCGCAGGCGAACGTCAACTCGGCCATCCAGTCGCTCGGGACCAACCTGCTCGTCGTGTCGCCCGGCAGCACGACCTCCGGTGCCGTGCGCGGCGGCTTGGGATCGTCGAACACCTTGACGCTCACCGATGCGAACGCCCTCCAGTCACACCTCGACGCGCCCGACATCGCCGCCGTGGCCCCCTCGGCCCAGCGGAGCATGTCGATGACTGCGGGTTCGGCGAACTGGACGGCTCCGGTGGTCGGGACGACCCCGTCCTACACGGGGGTCCGCAACCGCCAGCTCGCCGAGGGAAGCTTCTTCACCAACAGCGACGTGGCCAGCCAGAACCAGGTGGCCGTCCTGGGCCCAACCACGGCAGCCAACCTGTTCGGCGGCGCCGACCCGGTCGGACAGACGGTGAACATCAACGGCATACCCTTCCGGGTGAGCGGCGTCCTGACGTCGGCCGGCAGCTCGTCCAGCACCAATCAGGACGACATGGCGGTAGTCCCCGTCACCACGGCCCAGAACCAGCTGTTCGGTGGGTCCACCCGCACCAGCGTCAGCTCCATCTACCTGGAAGCCACGAACAAGGACACGTTGTCTGCCGCGTACCAGGAGGCCAACTCGCTGCTGCTCGGCACCCATCAGATCACCAATCCCACCCAGGCCGACTTCACCATCACCACGCAGTCCTCGATCCTGTCGACGGCGACGTCGGTGGACAAGACGCTCACCGTGCTGCTGGCCGGGATCGCCGCCATCTCCCTCCTGGTCGGTGGCATCGGCGTGATGAACATCATGTTGGTGTCGGTCACCGAGCGGGTGCGCGAGATCGGCTTGCGCAAGGCGTTGGGGGCGACGCCTCGAGTCATTCGGGCCCAGTTCCTCGTCGAGGCCTCGATCCTCGGGGTGGCGGGTGGCGTCGGCGGGGTGGTGCTCGGCCTGATCGGCGCCGAGGTGATCCCGCAGGTGACGTCCAATGCCGTGTCCATCTCGGTGTTGGCCACCGTGGGGGCCGTCATCGTGGCAGGGGGGATCGGAGTCATCTTCGGCGTCTACCCCGCCTCGAGGGCCGCCCGGCTGTCGCCCATAGACGCCCTGCGCAGCGAATGATGCCTTCGAACCGACGACTCCGCCATGCAGTGGCGGACCGATAGGAGCACCTACGACATGTCAGCACCGACCATCAACCCCACGACCCGATCCGTGCTCGCCGGACTGGGAGTGCTGGCGCTGGCCGCGGCCGCCTGCGGTGGCTCCAGCACGGCGTCGACCAAGCCCGCCGCCAGCCAGAGCCCGACCAGCACGACCGCCCCGGCGAGCCAGCCCGGAGCGTTCGGCACGGCGGCGTCGGTATCCGGCTCGACGCTCGAAGTGCAGAATCCGACGACCGGCCAGGTGACGGTGAACGTCACCCCGACCACGACCTACACCCAGACGATGCCCGCCACCGCCAGCGACGTGGCGGCCGGTGTCTGCGTGGCGGCCAACCCGGGCCCTGGGACCACGACGACACCGGGTCAGCCCTTCACCGCCCGCACGGTCACCATCAGCCAGCCCGGTGCCAACGGATGCACGCCGCAGGCGGGTGGCTTCGGCGGCTTCGGCCCGAGGGCGGGCAACGGCGCTGCCGGCGGCGGAGGCTCGAGCACGACAGCTCCCGCCAACGGCGGCAACCGCAACCGCAACGGAGCACGGCGCTTCGCCGGCGGGTTCGGCAAGGTCACCTCGGTGTCCTTGCCGACCTTTGTCGTGCAGGGCAACAACCGCAACGCCGCCGGCACGACCACGACCGTTACCACCGACGCATCCACCACCTTCACCAAGGTCGTGAGCGCCGGCCAGTCGAACCTCGCCGTCGGCCAGTGCGTCGCCGCCATCGGTCCCGCCGACCAGACGGGGGCCGTGACCGCCAACTCGATCGCCATCCGCCAACCGGGCCCGAACGGCTGCTTCACCGGTGGCGGGGGTCCCGGCGGCGCCAGAGGTGGGAACGGAGCGACGGGCTCGGCGGCCTGACCCTCGGCCGCCTCTCGGGCGGCTCCCGGACCGCCGCTGTGCGATGCTACGGTCGCTGGCTGGTCGCGAGCAGCGAAGGATGGGAGTGACGCCGGTGGCTGACTTCTTCCCCCGAGACTCGGTGATCCGGCGAGTGAACGCCGAGCCGGCGTTGTTCCTTGCCGCCGGGCGGGCGCTGCTGCTGCAGCTGGCCCACCCGGTGGTAGCGCAGGGAGTGACGGACCACAGTGACTTCCAGTCGAACCCGTTCCGCCGGCTACAGGGCACCCTGGAGGCGACCTACGCCGTCGTCTTCGGATCGGAAGCGCTGGCCGCCGCCGTCGGCCAGCGGATCCAGCACATCCACGACTTCGTGACCGGCACGGGCTATCGGGCCAACGACCCCACCAACCTCCTGTGGGTGCACGCCACGCTCACCGACTCGGCCCTGCGCGCCTACACCGATATGGTCGAGACGCTGTCTCCCGCCGACGCGGCCACGTACTACCGGGAGATGATGCTCGTCGCCGACGTGTTCGGCCTGCCGGTGGCAGACCAGCCGGCGAGCCTCGACGAGTTTCGCGTCTATTTCGATGAGATGGTGGGGACGTTGAGGGTCTCGGACGAGGGCCGCCGGCTGGGCAACGACGTCCTGTACCCGTCGCTGCCGGCGGGGTTGCGCGTGATGCTGGCACCGGCGCTCGCCCTCAACCGGCTGGTTGCCGTGGGTACCACACCGGAGCCGCTCAGGGAGCAGTTCGAGTTCGCATGGGACGGGCATCGGGAGCAGCGTCTGGCGCTGGTGCAGTCGAGCGCGGCGCGGGCGTTCGGGCTCGCGCCCCGTGCGATGCGCACGACCCCAGGCTGGCTGAACGGCCGCATCCTGCTGTGGCAGGCAGCACGACATGCCACCGGCGGCGTCAGCGCTGGGACCACGGCGGCGTAGGGGTCGGCATCGTGTACCCGGGAGAGCACGCGAGGCGACATCCCGACAAGCCGGCGTTCACCATGGCGAGCACGGGCGAGACGGTCACCTTCGGCGAGCTCGAGGCCCGGGCCAACCGCCTGGCTCATCTGTTCCGAGATCGTGGTCTTCGGCGCGGGGACCACGTGGCCATCTTCATGGAGAACAACGCCCGGTACCTCGAGACGGTTTCTGCAGCCGAGCGGACCGGGCTGTACTACACCTGCATCAACTCCTATCTCACGGCCGACGAGCTCGCCTACATCGTCAACGACTGCCGGGCCCGCATCCTGATCGTGTCGGTGGCAAAGCGCGAGGTCGCCCTGGCGGCGATCGCCCTGTGTCCTGACGTCGAGCTGTTCCTGATGGTGGGTGGCCGGGGCGATGAGGGGTCCCTCCAGCCGTACGAGGAGACGGTGGCCGTCTACCCGGCCGATCCCATCGCCGACGAGCAGCTCGGGCTGGCCCTGCTGTACTCCTCGGGAACCACGGGTCGGCCCAAGGGCATCGCCCGTCCGATGCCGAACGCACATCCCGGCGATGGCCTCCCACTGGTGTCGTTCATGCAGAGACTGTGGCGGCTGCGGGAAGGCATGGTGTACCTCTCGCCCGCTCCCCTCTACCACTCGGCACCACTGGCGAGCGTGTCGGCGTCGCTGCGTCTGGGTTCGACGGCGATCATCATGGAGCGCTTCGATGCCGAGCACTTCCTTCGCCTGGTCGAGCGTCACCGGGTTACACACTCCCAGGTCGTACCGACGATGTTCAGCCGCATGCTCAAGCTACCGGACGAAGTCCGGCGGGCATATGACGTGTCGTCGCTCGAGACGATCATCCACGCCGCCGCCCCGTGTCCGGTGCCGGTCAAGGAGCAGATGATCGAGTGGTGGGGCCCCATCATCGTCGAGTACTACGCGGCGACGGAGGGGAACGGCTGCACGTTCTGCGACTCCCATGACTGGCTGGCTCACCGGGGCACCGTGGGACGGCCAGTGCTGGGGGAGCCCGTGATCCTCGACGACGACGGCAAGGAGTGCGCGCTGGGGACGCCGGGCACGGTGTGGTTCCGAGGAGCGACGAACTTCGAGTACTGGAACGACCCCGAGAAGACGGCCGAGTCACGCGACCCGACTGGGACCATGAGCACCGTCGGCGATGTCGGCTACCTCGACGACGACGGGTACCTCTACCTGACGGACCGGCGGACGTACATGATCATCTCGGGCGGGGTGAACATCTACCCGCAGGAGGCCGAGAACCTTCTCGTGACGCACCCGAACGTGCTCGACGCGGCTGTCATCGGGGTCCCCAACGGGGACCTCGGGGAGGAGGTGAAGGCGATCATCGAACCAGCCGAGGGAGCCGAGCCGGGGCCGGAGCTGGAGCGGGAGCTCATCCAGTTCTGTCGCGCCCACCTCGCGAGCTACAAGTGCCCGCGCTCGGTCGATTTCGATCCCAGCCTGCCCAGGTTGCCGACGGGCAAGCTCTACAAGCGTGTCCTGCGCGATCGGTACTGGGGCGAGCACCGATCGAGGATCATCTGACGGTCACGATCGGCGGAACGGAGATCGTTCGCGCCCTCCACGTCTCGTCGAAATGGGGCTCCTCGCCGACACCCGCGGCGCCCGCTTTCGACGACACGTGGAACCGACGTGAGAACCCAGAGGAGCGGTCGTCTCGCCCCAGCGTCGATCAGCCGCCGCCGAGGCTACCCAGGTGACCGCCGCCGTCGACGACGAGGACGTGGCCGGTGATCCACGAGGCGAGGTCGCTGGCAAGAAAGACGGCGGCGTCGGCGATGTCCTCGGGCTGGCCGAGGCGCCGGAGCGGCCACGGCCAGGAGTGCTCCTCGCCACCCGGCTGCCACAGGGCGCGAGCAAAATCGGTCTTCACCAGTCCGGGCGCGATGGCGTTCACCCGCACCTGCGGGCCCAGCTCGGTCGCGAGGTGCTTGGTGAGATGGATGAGACCGGCCTTGGTGATGTCGTAGATGCCGATCGGGCCCCCGTGGGTCATCCCGCCGACGGACGAGATGTTCACGACCGTTCCGCCGCCGGCCTGGAGCGCCTGTCGCCACGCCTCCTGGGTCCACACCAGCGGCCCGCGCAGGTTCACCTCCATCGTCTTGTCGTAGCGGGGCAGGTCGATGTCGACGGCTCGGCCCATGTAGGGGTTCGTGGCCGCGTTGTTCACCAGGATGTGGAGGCCGTCGAAGCGCTCGATCGTCGCCGCCACGCAGGCGCGGGCCTGGTCCGGGTCGCCGGCATTGGCGGCGAACACGGCGGTCTCACCTTCGATGACCGCCGCCGTCTTCTCCAGTGCTTCCTGCTTGCGGGAGGACAGCATGACCCGTGCCCCGTTCTCCGCGAATGCCCGGGCGATGGCGGCCCCGATTCCTTTCGAAGCCCCGGTGACCAGGGCGACCTTGCCATCGAGTCTCACGTTGCTGGCCAATTCGCGTTCTCCTCGTTGTGATTGTCAGGAGGCTTTCATGACCGCCAATGAATGGATCCGGGTCTTCGCCGACGAGCTCGGTGTCCCGCCGCCGGACGAGACGACCATCGAGCAGCTGCTCGCCTTAGCGGCGGTCGCCGCCCACCAGTCCGAGCGAACGGCGGCACCCATCGCCTGCTTCCTGGTCGGCCAG
This portion of the Acidimicrobiales bacterium genome encodes:
- a CDS encoding ABC transporter ATP-binding protein, with the protein product LVTDPSLILADEPTGNLDSVASADILQLFRELNRAGRTVVLITHEPDVAGWATRIVRFRDGVVQDQGGGPA
- a CDS encoding ABC transporter permease: MNWVETLRTGAGAIVSHRLRSILTVLGILIGIAAVILTVGLGEGAQANVNSAIQSLGTNLLVVSPGSTTSGAVRGGLGSSNTLTLTDANALQSHLDAPDIAAVAPSAQRSMSMTAGSANWTAPVVGTTPSYTGVRNRQLAEGSFFTNSDVASQNQVAVLGPTTAANLFGGADPVGQTVNINGIPFRVSGVLTSAGSSSSTNQDDMAVVPVTTAQNQLFGGSTRTSVSSIYLEATNKDTLSAAYQEANSLLLGTHQITNPTQADFTITTQSSILSTATSVDKTLTVLLAGIAAISLLVGGIGVMNIMLVSVTERVREIGLRKALGATPRVIRAQFLVEASILGVAGGVGGVVLGLIGAEVIPQVTSNAVSISVLATVGAVIVAGGIGVIFGVYPASRAARLSPIDALRSE
- a CDS encoding oxygenase MpaB family protein, with translation MGVTPVADFFPRDSVIRRVNAEPALFLAAGRALLLQLAHPVVAQGVTDHSDFQSNPFRRLQGTLEATYAVVFGSEALAAAVGQRIQHIHDFVTGTGYRANDPTNLLWVHATLTDSALRAYTDMVETLSPADAATYYREMMLVADVFGLPVADQPASLDEFRVYFDEMVGTLRVSDEGRRLGNDVLYPSLPAGLRVMLAPALALNRLVAVGTTPEPLREQFEFAWDGHREQRLALVQSSAARAFGLAPRAMRTTPGWLNGRILLWQAARHATGGVSAGTTAA
- a CDS encoding AMP-binding protein: MAGSTTCHRRRQRWDHGGVGVGIVYPGEHARRHPDKPAFTMASTGETVTFGELEARANRLAHLFRDRGLRRGDHVAIFMENNARYLETVSAAERTGLYYTCINSYLTADELAYIVNDCRARILIVSVAKREVALAAIALCPDVELFLMVGGRGDEGSLQPYEETVAVYPADPIADEQLGLALLYSSGTTGRPKGIARPMPNAHPGDGLPLVSFMQRLWRLREGMVYLSPAPLYHSAPLASVSASLRLGSTAIIMERFDAEHFLRLVERHRVTHSQVVPTMFSRMLKLPDEVRRAYDVSSLETIIHAAAPCPVPVKEQMIEWWGPIIVEYYAATEGNGCTFCDSHDWLAHRGTVGRPVLGEPVILDDDGKECALGTPGTVWFRGATNFEYWNDPEKTAESRDPTGTMSTVGDVGYLDDDGYLYLTDRRTYMIISGGVNIYPQEAENLLVTHPNVLDAAVIGVPNGDLGEEVKAIIEPAEGAEPGPELERELIQFCRAHLASYKCPRSVDFDPSLPRLPTGKLYKRVLRDRYWGEHRSRII
- a CDS encoding SDR family oxidoreductase, with product MASNVRLDGKVALVTGASKGIGAAIARAFAENGARVMLSSRKQEALEKTAAVIEGETAVFAANAGDPDQARACVAATIERFDGLHILVNNAATNPYMGRAVDIDLPRYDKTMEVNLRGPLVWTQEAWRQALQAGGGTVVNISSVGGMTHGGPIGIYDITKAGLIHLTKHLATELGPQVRVNAIAPGLVKTDFARALWQPGGEEHSWPWPLRRLGQPEDIADAAVFLASDLASWITGHVLVVDGGGHLGSLGGG
- a CDS encoding DUF6457 domain-containing protein; the protein is MTANEWIRVFADELGVPPPDETTIEQLLALAAVAAHQSERTAAPIACFLVGQAGVDPVRAGAVAAGVHEAGGAQS